Within the Solibacillus silvestris genome, the region CCAGCTATTTGAACAAGAGCTGGGACGCCTGCTTTCCCCAATGGAAATCGAAACAATCGGTATGTGGATGGACTTGGACCAGCATAGTCCTGAAATCATAAAAGCCGCATTAAAAGAAGCGGTACTGGCTGATAAAGTGAACTTACGCTATATTGACCGCATTTTGATCGAGTGGAAGAAGCGCAACATTAAGACACTCGCACAAATTGAAAAACATAGTGAGCAATACCGGAAAAATACGATGACAGCATCACCGGTTCAACCGGTACATCAGCAAGAAGCGGTTCAGAAAACGGAGAAAGTTTCTTTCTATAACTGGTTAGAGGAGCGAGAATAGGAGGACATTCAACTTAATATGATAACAAAAGCAAAATGGAATCACTTTCTAGATGAGATGGATCGCATGTATCCCGATGCACATTGTGAATTAGTGCATGACAATCCGTTTGAGTTGACGATTGCAACATTATTATCTGCACAATGTACGGATGTTCTCGTCAATAAAGTGACGAAACAACTCTTTCAAAAATATAAAACACCACAGGATTATTTAAATGTGTCACTTGAGGAACTACAGAATGATATTCGTTCAATTGGACTTTACCGAAACAAAGCAAAAAATATTCAATTACTATGTGCACGTCTGATAAACGAATATGGTGGAGAAGTTCCGGCATCTCGTGAAGAGCTAGTCACATTGCCAGGTGTAGGCCGTAAAACAGCAAATGTCGTATTGTCGGTTGCATTTGATATACCTGCGATGGCTGTCGATACACATGTAGAGCGTGTCTCGAAGCGATTAGGACTTTGTCGATGGAAAGACAGTGTATTGGAAGTAGAAGAAACAATTATGAAAAAAACACCGATTGAACGATGGAGCCGTGCACACCATCAAATTATTTTCTTTGGTCGCTATCATTGTAAAGCGCAAAATCCGGGTTGCGGAACATGTCCGTTACTGGATGACTGTAGGGAAGGGCAGAAGCGTTTGAAAAAAGGTTTGGTAAAAATATGATGATTTCAGTACAACAAGAGGCAATTTCAAAAGAAGTGGTGGACGCGTGGTACAGTGAGTGGGAGACAATGCGTGAGACGATTCATGCAGCCCATGAACGACGTGATGGATCAGCACAGCAATTCATGGTGGAAGGTATCGAACATTTCGAACAGTTTATTGTGGGCGGTTCAATTACAGAAACACCGTTTTCAGTGCAAAGCGAGTATGAGCTCATGCCAATCAATGGGATGGAACGTCTGCAGTTTATTAAAGCACGTCCTGGGCAATATGCATGCTATCGTCAATTGGACGAACTTTATAAAGAAACAAAAAAGCGCTGTGCAAGACTGAGAATGAAAAAGTAAACTAACCTGAAAATTTCTTCGCTTATTTTCACGTATTTCATGAATTGCGAATTATATATAAAAGAAAAAAACATCAATTTTTCCCTTAATGAGAAAAATTGATGTTTTTTATTTTAATCGTCTTCTGAGTCTTCAGGTCTTGTTTCGCCGCCTGAAGCGGGTGGGCTAGGCTGGTTCGGTGCTGGTGGTTCAGGATTGGATTCATCTGGCTCTACCGTATTATCGTTGCCATTTCCATTGCCGTTATTTCCGTTACCGTTCCCATTATTTCCATTACCGTTCCCATTATTTCCATTACCGTTCCCGTTGTTTCCGTTGCCATTTCCATTATTCCCATTGTTGTTCCCATTACCCGGCTGTTCAGGTTGTTCAGCTTCGTTCGGATCTTCAATGGAGTCATTTGGATCTTCAGGTTCTGTTATCTGGTCACCTTCCACGAATAATGCAACGCTTGCCGGATCACTTCGTAAATCACCTGAAATCGCAGTAACTGTAAATGTATATTCTTTACCGCGTTCGATGTTCGGTACTTGAATTGCGGTTGCGCTTGTCGTAGAAATGACCGTTGCCGGACCGCCATCAACTTTCATCGATACTTCAAATGTAACGGGATCCGTTTCTTCGCCGGAACCGTCAAGTGAAGAATGTGACCATGTTACATCTGCCAGTTGTGCTGCATCATTGTATGACGCTTGTAAACTAGTAGGTGAATCTAAAGTTTGAGGGACAAATTCCTCTGTATATTCAGTTGGCTCTGTTCCTTTAACGAACAGCTCTGTTGCCTTTTGTGTAGCAGGTGTATATTCATTTGCCAGTTTTAAAGGATTCGATCCGATTACAATCGAAGCTGATACAACGCTGCTTGGCTGTTTAAATGATGATGACGGGTTATGCTGATTTAAATCCGTCATGATCGATTTGAACAATGTTTGTGGCAACCAGCGCTCTTCCCATGTTGTAATGGCATCTTTACGCTGTGAATAACCGCCCCAAATAGCGATCGAGTAGTTTGTTGTATACCCGGCAAACCATGTATCTGGTACTGAGCCATTCTTTAAATTGAACTTTTCAAATTCATCTGAGCCATAGTTTGTTGTACCTGTTTTACCTGCGATATCAACGCCTGATACCATCGCACGTGTTGCAGAGGCATTGCGTTTGTTACTAACTACATCACGTAAAATATCCGTTACCATATAAGCAGTATAATCACTCATCGCTTTTTTGGTTTTCGGTTTAAACGATTTTGAAGTTTTTCCATCACGGAAAACAATTTTAGTAATGGCGTGCGGACTATTATAAGTACCGTTGTTGCCGAATGCTGCATATGAAGCAGCCATTTGGACAGGAGAAATATTGACGCGTCCTCCACCTAAAGCTTCAGATTCTGTTAATCCGCTTGATTCAATACCTAAGTTGCCTAAAAACTCTTTGGCGCGGTCCGGACCAACTTCACGGAAAGTTTTCACCGCCGGAATATTTCGTGATGTATAGAGCGCTTCACGCACTGTCATCGTCCCTAAATAGCGGCCATCCCAGTTTCCGATAACCTGATCTGAACCAGAATACGTAATTTTTTCATCGACCGTAGTTTGACCAGTCGACCATTTTAAATATTCAATGGCAGGACCATAATCAATTAAAGGTTTTAAAGTCGAACCAGGCTGGCGGGTTGTCATATCGTAGGCAAAGTTATAGTTAAATTCACCTGTGTAATTGCGTCCGCCGCCAATTGCACGAATTTCACCTGTTGGTGTATCGATGACTGCAACACCGGCCTGAATCTCTTCAGTAGGGAAGTTGCTGTCATTGTTCATCAAATCTTCTACAATCGTCTGTGCTTTTGGGTCTAGCGTTGTATAAACTTTGATCCCTTCGGAAGTCAGTTCGCTATCACCGTTTTTTTCAAGTTCTGCTAAAACGACATCCAAAAAGGCAGGATATTTCGTTGTACTATTTGCTACACGCTCTTCTTCAGGAATGAGCCCACCTGTAATAGGTTCCTTTTTCGCTTTTTCCGCTTCAGCTTCAGTAATTTTACCGTGCTGAACCATTAAGCCTAAAACGATATTACGACGTTTTTTTGCACGGTCCGGCTTTTTATATGGATTATAATTGTTCGGACTTTGAGGCATCCCTGCTAATTGAGCATATTCAGCCAATGATAGTTCACTTAATTCTTTTCCGTAAAATTCTTTTGCTGCTGTACCAAAGCCATGGATTCTACCTGACATTAGGATTTTATTAAAGTACATTTCGAAAATTTCTTCTTTACTATATTGACGTTCCAGCTTAATTGCGAGCCAAGCTTCCTGCGCTTTACGCTCCAACTTTTTCTCATTGGTAAAGAACGAGTTTTTTACAACTTGCTGTGTAATTGTACTCGCACCTTGAGCACCAAATCCATCACGGAAGTTGGCAAGTACGGCACCGCCAAGACGCCACAAGTCAACACCGAAGTGATCGAAAAATCGTGCATCTTCTGTTGCGATAATCGCGTCAATCATTTGCTGTGGTATATCTTCATATTTTACATAATTTCGTTTTTCTGCACCAATTGTTGCAAAAAGTTCTCCATTTATATCATAAAACTCCGACGAGATCGGATCCTTTAATGCATCTTCATCCAGTTCAGGTGCTTTGCTGACATAGTAGCCAAATAATGCAGCACCACTTAGGAAACCAATTACCCCAATTAAAACGATTGCTAAAACAATGCGCTTAATCCATTTTCCTGCAGAAGTTTTCGGTTTTCTGGATTTTTTGTTTTTTTGTTGACGTTCGCGCTTAATTTGTTCGCGTGTTTTTCTATTTTCCGTCACGTTGTTTCTCCTCACTTTCACAAACATTGTAGTTTGCGATTAACTTTTTTACCGCCTGTAAATAATCGAGCCTTGGTACATAACCTTCGGAAATTTCGATGGCATCCTGCTCAAAAACGGCGATTGGT harbors:
- a CDS encoding endonuclease III, producing the protein MITKAKWNHFLDEMDRMYPDAHCELVHDNPFELTIATLLSAQCTDVLVNKVTKQLFQKYKTPQDYLNVSLEELQNDIRSIGLYRNKAKNIQLLCARLINEYGGEVPASREELVTLPGVGRKTANVVLSVAFDIPAMAVDTHVERVSKRLGLCRWKDSVLEVEETIMKKTPIERWSRAHHQIIFFGRYHCKAQNPGCGTCPLLDDCREGQKRLKKGLVKI
- a CDS encoding penicillin-binding protein, which gives rise to MTENRKTREQIKRERQQKNKKSRKPKTSAGKWIKRIVLAIVLIGVIGFLSGAALFGYYVSKAPELDEDALKDPISSEFYDINGELFATIGAEKRNYVKYEDIPQQMIDAIIATEDARFFDHFGVDLWRLGGAVLANFRDGFGAQGASTITQQVVKNSFFTNEKKLERKAQEAWLAIKLERQYSKEEIFEMYFNKILMSGRIHGFGTAAKEFYGKELSELSLAEYAQLAGMPQSPNNYNPYKKPDRAKKRRNIVLGLMVQHGKITEAEAEKAKKEPITGGLIPEEERVANSTTKYPAFLDVVLAELEKNGDSELTSEGIKVYTTLDPKAQTIVEDLMNNDSNFPTEEIQAGVAVIDTPTGEIRAIGGGRNYTGEFNYNFAYDMTTRQPGSTLKPLIDYGPAIEYLKWSTGQTTVDEKITYSGSDQVIGNWDGRYLGTMTVREALYTSRNIPAVKTFREVGPDRAKEFLGNLGIESSGLTESEALGGGRVNISPVQMAASYAAFGNNGTYNSPHAITKIVFRDGKTSKSFKPKTKKAMSDYTAYMVTDILRDVVSNKRNASATRAMVSGVDIAGKTGTTNYGSDEFEKFNLKNGSVPDTWFAGYTTNYSIAIWGGYSQRKDAITTWEERWLPQTLFKSIMTDLNQHNPSSSFKQPSSVVSASIVIGSNPLKLANEYTPATQKATELFVKGTEPTEYTEEFVPQTLDSPTSLQASYNDAAQLADVTWSHSSLDGSGEETDPVTFEVSMKVDGGPATVISTTSATAIQVPNIERGKEYTFTVTAISGDLRSDPASVALFVEGDQITEPEDPNDSIEDPNEAEQPEQPGNGNNNGNNGNGNGNNGNGNGNNGNGNGNNGNGNGNNGNGNGNDNTVEPDESNPEPPAPNQPSPPASGGETRPEDSEDD